In Kitasatospora sp. NA04385, a single genomic region encodes these proteins:
- a CDS encoding glycoside hydrolase family 15 protein, with protein MLRATTPYLIEDHALLGNTASAALVLPNGTITWACLPDFDSPPLFTSLLGTPAHGYWRVGPAVPDGPPPVADRRQYLGDTLVLRSEYDTPSGTLAVTDLMPAPDSLGVVAPRIVRIVECVSGVVHAASVYRPRADYGATAPIIQRATSGAPWLEATAGDDTYWLHSDHDHSVNRDRVCRADFTLTAGQSSAFALTWGPTSRSAPAPARPDAFAELAATVQHWEAWARGCTYRGPHREAVVRAALTLAAMCHPGGGIVAAPTTSLPEEIGGERCWDYRYTWLRDASLTIACLLRLGLTEEARRWRDWLLEHLDPEHLQPIYRLDGGTDLTERVLDHLPGYEDSRPVRIGNGAAKQLQLDVYGELADALLLAEDAGLPADPRLDALLLALAGQVERRWREADEGIWEIRGRARHFTHSKVMCWVAVDRTVRLLRRRPDADPALLLHLEGLREEIHADVCERGVDEHGVFTQYYGGRTLDAALLLIPLVGFLPGDDKRVIATVEAVQQGLTEDGLVLRYATGRSAAANVDGLAGHEGAFLACSFWLAEALAAIGRDDEADQLFERLLALRSDLGLLAEEYDPRARRHLGNYPQAFSMWAQVDAALRLGRRPAARVALPEQATRPFSPPFQVTTLSRAAQLTGQVSR; from the coding sequence ATGCTCCGCGCCACGACCCCGTACCTGATCGAGGACCACGCGCTCCTCGGCAACACGGCCTCGGCCGCCCTGGTCCTCCCGAACGGGACCATCACCTGGGCGTGCCTGCCCGACTTCGACTCCCCGCCGCTGTTCACCTCCCTGCTCGGGACGCCCGCGCACGGCTACTGGCGCGTCGGGCCGGCCGTCCCGGATGGGCCGCCGCCGGTCGCCGACCGCCGCCAGTACCTGGGCGACACCCTCGTCCTGCGCAGCGAGTACGACACTCCCAGCGGCACCCTGGCCGTCACGGACCTCATGCCCGCGCCCGACAGCCTCGGCGTGGTCGCGCCGAGGATCGTGCGGATCGTCGAGTGCGTGAGCGGCGTGGTGCACGCCGCCTCCGTCTACCGGCCCCGCGCCGACTACGGTGCCACCGCGCCCATCATCCAGCGGGCCACCTCCGGCGCCCCGTGGCTGGAGGCGACCGCCGGGGACGACACCTACTGGCTGCACAGCGACCACGACCACTCGGTCAACCGCGACCGGGTGTGCCGCGCCGACTTCACCCTCACCGCCGGCCAGAGTTCCGCTTTCGCCCTCACCTGGGGCCCCACCAGCCGCTCGGCCCCCGCTCCCGCCCGGCCGGACGCCTTCGCCGAGCTGGCCGCGACCGTGCAGCACTGGGAGGCGTGGGCGCGCGGGTGCACCTACCGCGGCCCCCACCGGGAGGCGGTGGTGCGCGCCGCCCTCACCTTGGCGGCGATGTGCCACCCCGGCGGCGGCATCGTCGCCGCGCCGACCACCTCCCTGCCCGAGGAGATCGGCGGCGAACGCTGCTGGGACTACCGGTACACCTGGCTGCGCGACGCCTCGCTGACCATCGCCTGCCTGCTGCGCCTGGGCCTCACCGAGGAGGCCCGGCGCTGGCGCGACTGGCTCCTGGAGCACCTCGACCCCGAGCACCTGCAGCCGATCTACCGCCTCGACGGCGGCACAGACCTCACCGAGCGGGTGCTGGACCACCTGCCCGGCTACGAGGACTCCCGGCCGGTACGCATCGGCAACGGCGCCGCCAAGCAGCTCCAGCTCGACGTGTACGGCGAACTCGCCGACGCCCTGCTGCTGGCCGAGGACGCCGGACTGCCCGCCGACCCGCGGCTCGACGCCCTGCTGCTGGCCCTGGCGGGGCAGGTGGAGCGCCGCTGGCGCGAAGCGGACGAGGGGATCTGGGAGATCCGCGGCCGGGCCCGGCACTTCACCCACTCCAAGGTCATGTGCTGGGTGGCCGTCGACCGCACCGTGCGCCTGCTCCGGCGCCGCCCCGACGCCGACCCCGCCCTGCTGCTCCACCTGGAGGGCCTGCGCGAGGAGATCCACGCGGACGTGTGCGAGCGCGGCGTCGACGAGCATGGCGTGTTCACCCAGTACTACGGCGGCCGGACCCTGGACGCCGCCCTGCTGCTGATCCCGCTGGTCGGCTTCCTCCCCGGCGACGACAAGCGCGTCATCGCCACCGTCGAGGCCGTCCAGCAGGGCCTCACCGAGGACGGCCTGGTCCTGCGGTACGCCACCGGCCGGAGCGCCGCCGCGAACGTGGACGGCCTGGCCGGGCACGAAGGCGCGTTCCTGGCCTGCTCGTTCTGGCTCGCCGAGGCGCTGGCGGCCATCGGCCGCGACGACGAGGCGGACCAGCTGTTCGAGCGGCTGCTGGCCCTGCGCAGCGACCTGGGGCTGCTCGCCGAGGAGTACGACCCCCGCGCCCGCCGCCACCTGGGCAACTACCCGCAGGCGTTCAGCATGTGGGCGCAGGTCGACGCCGCCCTGCGCCTGGGCCGCCGCCCGGCGGCGCGGGTGGCACTCCCCGAGCAGGCCACCCGCCCGTTCTCGCCGCCATTCCAGGTCACCACCTTGTCCCGGGCGGCGCAGCTCACCGGGCAGGTGAGCCGGTGA
- a CDS encoding helix-turn-helix transcriptional regulator gives MSIGQPAHDLDADQVALVRHVVAGTTRSTLRAQLGLDNVDAAIAGLHAATGTRNTVHLAAWAAACGIVTARPGTALAGRPHLTPRYRQVLDALVAGADEREISQELGVAPATLRTYVKTIAQQLGAAGRTQLAAAAVLNGVVRLSAVMPGWPDEPLTATRDRASAA, from the coding sequence GTGTCCATCGGACAGCCCGCCCACGACCTCGACGCCGACCAGGTTGCCCTGGTGAGGCACGTCGTCGCCGGTACCACCCGCAGCACTCTTCGCGCACAGCTCGGCCTCGACAACGTCGACGCCGCCATCGCCGGCCTGCACGCCGCCACCGGTACGAGGAACACTGTCCACCTGGCGGCCTGGGCTGCGGCCTGCGGGATCGTCACCGCCCGGCCGGGCACCGCGCTCGCCGGACGCCCGCACCTGACCCCTCGGTACCGGCAGGTCCTCGACGCGCTCGTCGCCGGGGCCGACGAGCGGGAGATCAGCCAGGAGCTGGGCGTCGCCCCGGCGACCCTGCGCACCTATGTCAAGACGATCGCCCAGCAGCTCGGTGCCGCCGGCCGCACCCAGCTGGCCGCCGCGGCCGTGCTGAACGGCGTGGTGCGACTGTCCGCGGTCATGCCGGGCTGGCCCGACGAGCCGCTGACCGCCACCCGGGACAGGGCGAGTGCCGCGTGA
- a CDS encoding Mur ligase domain-containing protein, translating to MATAPTLTTATGAEPDPGAEPDPAGLPAALSAVHLAGVTDPGMEGLALHLAARGARVSGSARPDQVRGHVADRLRKAGVSVTERLAPEQVGELGSVVWSRAVVGPHPELDAAVSQRVPVLARTHALALAGAGFSGGTLAAVWGSHSTATAAAALAHLLDDGRTGWILNTPALGAPAGHHGTARLVADLSPDTGTHETSPTAPVRLSPGAVSRPTLAPAAMLITAVDPNSPHHEDLPAALAMAEHQARTARTLLVPDLSWWNKPLVLMRERLAERPGPQVVTVGPSSRCGVRITDLEKTAVGTYWAELRHGSSRFRSVVPATGLHHAVTVVCAVATALVLGEDPDALAQRLAGFGGVEGSMQHLGTRGGVSVVRSRARHVSEVARDLQAAGELAGRGSVITVLEPDGYVRTRAQADFLGAALDRGHRAVLLPVAAGMPVLDVEDPLEAVVAAARKGLPAERVHTVRTGPSSQSAEEIVAGHAKDGDVVLVVGTHRAPALAERLLTRLDTTV from the coding sequence ATGGCCACCGCCCCCACCCTGACCACCGCCACTGGTGCGGAGCCCGACCCCGGTGCGGAGCCCGACCCCGCCGGTCTTCCCGCGGCCCTGTCCGCGGTGCACCTGGCCGGCGTCACCGACCCGGGCATGGAGGGCCTGGCCCTGCACCTGGCCGCGCGCGGCGCCCGGGTCAGCGGCAGCGCCCGCCCCGACCAGGTGCGCGGGCACGTCGCCGACCGGCTCCGGAAGGCCGGGGTGAGCGTGACGGAGCGCCTGGCACCGGAGCAGGTCGGGGAGTTGGGGTCGGTGGTGTGGTCGCGGGCGGTCGTCGGCCCGCACCCCGAGCTGGACGCGGCCGTCTCGCAGCGGGTTCCGGTGCTCGCCCGCACCCACGCCCTCGCGCTGGCCGGCGCCGGGTTCAGCGGCGGCACGCTGGCGGCAGTGTGGGGAAGCCACAGCACCGCGACGGCCGCTGCCGCCCTCGCCCACCTCCTCGACGACGGCCGCACCGGCTGGATCCTCAACACCCCCGCGCTCGGCGCACCGGCCGGGCACCACGGCACCGCGCGCCTGGTCGCCGACCTCTCGCCCGACACCGGCACCCACGAGACGTCCCCCACCGCCCCGGTGCGGCTGTCCCCCGGGGCCGTCTCCCGCCCTACCCTGGCGCCCGCCGCGATGCTGATCACCGCCGTCGACCCGAACTCCCCGCACCACGAGGACCTGCCCGCGGCGCTGGCCATGGCCGAGCACCAGGCCCGCACCGCGCGCACCCTTCTCGTCCCGGACCTGTCGTGGTGGAACAAGCCGCTGGTGCTTATGCGCGAGCGGCTGGCCGAGCGGCCGGGCCCGCAGGTGGTCACCGTCGGCCCGTCCTCCCGCTGCGGCGTGCGGATCACCGACCTGGAGAAGACCGCCGTCGGCACCTACTGGGCCGAACTGCGTCACGGGAGCAGCAGGTTCCGGTCGGTGGTGCCTGCCACCGGGCTGCACCACGCGGTGACGGTCGTCTGCGCGGTGGCCACCGCCCTCGTCCTGGGCGAGGACCCCGACGCCCTCGCCCAGCGCCTGGCCGGCTTCGGCGGCGTCGAGGGGTCGATGCAGCACCTCGGCACCCGGGGCGGGGTCAGCGTCGTGCGCTCCCGGGCCCGCCACGTCTCCGAGGTCGCCCGCGACCTGCAGGCCGCGGGCGAACTCGCCGGCCGGGGCAGTGTGATCACGGTGCTGGAGCCGGACGGCTACGTCCGTACCCGCGCCCAGGCGGACTTCCTCGGCGCGGCGCTGGACCGCGGCCACCGTGCCGTGCTGCTGCCGGTGGCCGCGGGGATGCCGGTGCTCGACGTCGAGGACCCGCTGGAGGCGGTGGTGGCGGCGGCCCGCAAGGGCCTGCCCGCCGAGCGGGTGCACACCGTCCGCACCGGTCCGAGCTCACAGAGCGCCGAGGAGATCGTCGCCGGCCATGCGAAGGACGGCGACGTGGTCCTGGTCGTCGGCACCCACCGGGCACCCGCCCTGGCCGAGCGCCTGCTCACCCGCCTCGACACCACCGTCTGA
- a CDS encoding glutamine synthetase family protein produces MSRRAHRRDEAAKPADEPQPEGQGPEIRLVELIDGGLVEAVMVAVADAQGRLKGKVFDAGVLRGRLARGLVSSEVCGYLLGTDLGMTPADGGVWSWASGFGDVDLAWELGRARVLPWLPGTALVWARPVQAEGRPHALSPVTVLEEQMMRLAGAGLVPMVGLETEFVLVEGSERDAERSGWRPRPATVGNLDYGLDVPAGAAAVLRELRRVLAEAGMPVEALKLEGAPGQVEVTFPYGPVERACEQHLLFKHAARVVAERHGMSALFMAAPFTGTGSGLHLHLSLHRMHDDGGDGAVFAPDGEGELLSETGRQAVAGLLNVLPAVGPMWAPTVNSYRRLARDHGFAPTRATWGWDNRSCAVRVVGHGGGRHLEVRVPGADANPYLAVAAALAGVRHGIEGGLVPPAPARGDSYQEAKAWRLPRDLASAVKEFETDQAVAELFGVQLVAHLASLARLELDHHAPLVSAAEVARGFAQS; encoded by the coding sequence GTGAGCAGGCGCGCGCACCGCCGCGACGAGGCGGCGAAGCCGGCCGACGAGCCGCAGCCGGAAGGGCAGGGCCCGGAGATCCGGTTGGTAGAGCTGATCGACGGCGGCCTGGTCGAGGCGGTGATGGTCGCGGTGGCCGACGCCCAGGGCCGGTTGAAGGGCAAGGTGTTCGACGCCGGCGTCCTGCGCGGGCGCTTGGCGCGGGGGCTCGTGTCCAGCGAGGTGTGCGGCTACCTGCTGGGCACCGACCTGGGTATGACGCCCGCCGACGGCGGCGTGTGGTCGTGGGCGTCGGGGTTCGGCGACGTGGACCTGGCCTGGGAGCTGGGCCGGGCGCGGGTGCTGCCGTGGCTGCCGGGCACGGCGCTGGTGTGGGCGCGGCCGGTGCAGGCCGAGGGCCGGCCGCACGCGCTGTCCCCGGTGACGGTGCTGGAGGAGCAGATGATGCGGCTCGCCGGTGCGGGCCTGGTGCCTATGGTCGGGCTGGAGACGGAATTCGTCCTGGTCGAGGGCAGCGAGCGTGACGCGGAGCGCTCCGGCTGGCGCCCGCGCCCGGCGACGGTCGGCAACCTCGACTACGGGTTGGACGTGCCCGCGGGCGCCGCCGCCGTCCTGCGGGAGCTGCGGCGGGTGCTCGCCGAGGCGGGCATGCCGGTGGAGGCGTTGAAGCTGGAGGGCGCGCCGGGCCAGGTGGAGGTCACCTTCCCCTACGGGCCGGTCGAGCGGGCGTGCGAGCAGCACCTGCTGTTCAAGCACGCAGCCCGGGTGGTGGCCGAGCGGCACGGGATGTCCGCGCTGTTCATGGCGGCCCCGTTCACCGGGACCGGCTCGGGCCTGCACCTGCACCTCTCGCTGCACCGGATGCACGACGACGGTGGCGACGGCGCGGTGTTCGCCCCCGACGGCGAGGGCGAGCTGCTGTCCGAGACGGGGCGGCAGGCGGTGGCCGGGCTGCTGAACGTGCTGCCGGCGGTTGGCCCGATGTGGGCGCCGACCGTCAACTCCTACCGGCGCCTGGCCCGTGACCACGGCTTCGCGCCGACGAGGGCGACGTGGGGGTGGGACAACCGCTCCTGCGCGGTGCGGGTGGTCGGGCACGGCGGCGGCCGGCACCTGGAGGTGCGGGTGCCGGGCGCGGACGCCAACCCCTACCTCGCGGTGGCCGCCGCCCTGGCCGGTGTCCGGCACGGCATCGAGGGCGGCCTGGTGCCGCCCGCGCCCGCCCGCGGCGACTCCTACCAGGAGGCGAAGGCATGGCGCCTGCCGCGCGACCTCGCCTCGGCGGTCAAGGAGTTCGAGACGGACCAGGCGGTGGCCGAGCTGTTCGGCGTGCAGCTGGTCGCGCACCTGGCCTCCCTGGCCCGCCTCGAACTGGACCACCACGCGCCGCTGGTGAGCGCGGCCGAGGTCGCCCGCGGCTTCGCCCAGTCCTGA
- a CDS encoding amino acid permease — translation MSPAHAASSPPSDEEHLRRLGYEPKLARRMGAFGNFSSSFSVISILSGCMTMFAFGLNAGGPAVMLWGWIGVGAMVMFVGAALAEVTSAYPTSGALFYMGHALGGPRWGFLVGWLNLLGLIGGICGIDYGAASFVGAFLNMQFGYEPTALGLLGIFTVILLLHAGLNLRGVRLVSVLNSVSVWWHLGGVALIVGALAVVPDRHRGTGWLMTHFVNNTGWSNPVYVSCLGLLLAQYTFCGYDASAHMSEETTRASVVAPQGIVRSIWVSWIAGAVLLAGLLLAVGDYDGVLNSPTGVAPAQIFLDALGPTGAKVLLSVVIVAQLFCGNAETAASSRMVFAFARDGGLPGSGLWSRVSERTGTPVPGVWLSVGAAFVLALPSLWSPVAYGAVTAVNVVGMTPAYAVPVYLRLRKGSPFRPGPWNLGRRGRLVGWVAVGWVALVTVLVCLPQSYPVTVDTFNYAPVAALAALGLAAGWWRLRGRYDYAPPVQQSAELVELAEEVV, via the coding sequence ATGTCCCCTGCCCACGCCGCGTCTTCGCCCCCGAGCGACGAGGAGCACCTGCGGCGGCTCGGCTACGAGCCCAAACTTGCCCGTCGGATGGGCGCGTTCGGGAACTTCTCCTCGTCCTTCTCCGTGATCAGCATCCTGTCGGGCTGCATGACGATGTTCGCGTTCGGGCTGAACGCGGGCGGCCCGGCGGTGATGCTCTGGGGTTGGATCGGCGTCGGCGCGATGGTGATGTTCGTCGGCGCCGCGCTGGCCGAGGTCACCTCCGCCTACCCCACCAGCGGCGCGCTGTTCTACATGGGCCACGCCTTGGGCGGCCCCCGCTGGGGGTTCCTGGTCGGCTGGCTGAACCTGCTCGGGCTGATCGGCGGGATCTGCGGCATCGACTACGGCGCGGCCAGTTTCGTCGGCGCCTTTCTGAACATGCAGTTCGGCTACGAGCCCACCGCGCTGGGCCTGCTGGGGATCTTCACGGTGATCCTGCTGCTGCACGCGGGGCTGAACCTGCGGGGCGTGCGGTTGGTGTCGGTGCTCAACTCCGTCTCGGTGTGGTGGCACCTCGGCGGCGTCGCGCTGATCGTCGGGGCGCTGGCCGTGGTGCCGGACCGGCACCGCGGCACCGGCTGGCTGATGACGCACTTCGTCAACAACACCGGCTGGAGCAACCCGGTCTACGTCTCCTGCCTGGGCCTGCTGCTGGCGCAGTACACCTTCTGCGGGTACGACGCCTCCGCGCACATGAGCGAGGAGACTACGCGGGCGTCGGTGGTGGCGCCCCAGGGCATCGTCCGCTCGATCTGGGTGTCCTGGATCGCGGGCGCGGTGCTGCTGGCCGGGCTGCTGCTGGCCGTCGGCGACTACGACGGCGTCCTCAACTCCCCGACGGGCGTGGCGCCCGCGCAGATCTTCCTCGACGCCCTCGGCCCGACCGGGGCGAAGGTGTTGCTGTCGGTGGTGATCGTGGCGCAGCTGTTCTGCGGCAACGCGGAGACCGCGGCGTCCAGCCGGATGGTGTTCGCCTTCGCCCGGGACGGGGGGCTGCCCGGATCGGGGCTGTGGAGCCGGGTCTCGGAGCGCACCGGAACTCCGGTGCCGGGGGTGTGGCTGTCGGTCGGCGCGGCGTTCGTCCTGGCGCTGCCCTCGCTGTGGTCGCCGGTCGCCTACGGGGCGGTGACCGCCGTCAACGTGGTGGGGATGACCCCGGCGTACGCGGTGCCGGTCTACCTGCGCCTTCGCAAGGGCAGTCCGTTCCGACCGGGCCCGTGGAACCTGGGCCGCCGCGGGCGGCTGGTGGGGTGGGTCGCGGTGGGCTGGGTGGCGCTGGTGACGGTGCTGGTGTGCCTGCCGCAGTCCTACCCGGTGACCGTGGACACGTTCAACTACGCGCCCGTCGCGGCCCTCGCGGCGCTGGGCCTGGCGGCCGGTTGGTGGCGGCTGCGGGGCAGGTACGACTACGCGCCGCCGGTGCAGCAGTCGGCCGAGCTGGTCGAGCTGGCCGAGGAGGTCGTGTGA
- a CDS encoding helix-turn-helix transcriptional regulator, producing MTDPDLLAVWRRSAGYTQDKLAAAMDVDRSTVHRWEKGRSRPRDWQIPRLAQLLGRRPGDIGALLWQQGPETTEQGSPPEVSEPSAGMPSWNQLDSAVTDWAALGPTGAEPAHTLWATEEDLALIGQMLAMFRQLDHTFGGRTHAQQVVDYLDREIGAVLHRPAASPDVAVRRAMLTAEFCELAGYQAVDNGQPARAQEYYQRALQLSSSVGDRAYSAYLTAVNLGHLALHCGRPELALQWASTARASSTGASPATRAAVAAVVARANARLGREAEATAMLIEAEHLLESVQGDDPLWIGYFTPAYLADEAAHCLHDLGRPPAARTQLVDALSGVGGDRVRRRALDAALLASTWVVSGDLDQAVAVGRQAVEYTARTGSGRCVERVATVLDALGPHLDYAPVQELHDFTRAVLPSTFPRPGTT from the coding sequence ATGACAGACCCTGATCTGCTCGCCGTGTGGCGGCGGTCGGCGGGATACACCCAGGACAAGCTGGCGGCAGCGATGGATGTCGACCGCTCGACGGTCCACCGCTGGGAGAAGGGCCGGAGCAGACCGCGCGACTGGCAGATCCCGCGGCTCGCCCAGTTGCTCGGTCGGCGCCCGGGGGACATCGGGGCGCTGCTGTGGCAGCAGGGCCCCGAGACCACCGAACAGGGATCGCCGCCTGAAGTCTCCGAGCCATCAGCGGGCATGCCGTCGTGGAACCAGCTGGACAGCGCAGTCACCGACTGGGCGGCTCTGGGGCCGACCGGTGCCGAACCCGCGCACACGCTGTGGGCCACGGAGGAGGACCTGGCGCTGATCGGGCAGATGCTGGCGATGTTCCGGCAGCTCGACCACACCTTCGGTGGCCGCACCCACGCGCAGCAGGTCGTCGACTACCTCGACCGGGAGATCGGGGCAGTCCTGCATCGTCCGGCGGCTTCACCGGACGTGGCAGTGCGCCGCGCCATGCTGACGGCGGAGTTCTGCGAGCTGGCGGGCTACCAGGCCGTCGACAACGGGCAGCCGGCCCGCGCCCAGGAGTACTACCAGCGGGCCCTGCAACTGTCCTCGTCGGTGGGCGACCGTGCCTACAGCGCGTATCTGACCGCCGTGAACCTGGGCCACCTGGCGCTTCACTGCGGCCGTCCGGAGCTGGCGCTGCAGTGGGCCTCCACCGCGAGGGCCTCCTCGACTGGGGCGAGCCCGGCCACCCGGGCGGCCGTGGCCGCAGTCGTCGCCCGGGCCAACGCGCGGCTCGGCCGGGAGGCGGAGGCGACCGCGATGCTGATCGAAGCCGAACACCTGCTGGAGTCCGTTCAGGGCGACGACCCGCTGTGGATCGGCTACTTCACGCCGGCCTACCTGGCGGACGAGGCCGCGCACTGCCTGCACGACCTCGGTCGGCCGCCCGCCGCGAGGACTCAGTTGGTCGACGCCCTCAGCGGGGTCGGCGGCGACCGGGTCCGGCGCCGTGCTCTCGACGCCGCCCTTCTCGCCTCGACCTGGGTGGTCTCGGGCGACTTGGACCAGGCGGTGGCCGTCGGGAGGCAGGCCGTCGAGTACACGGCGCGCACCGGTTCCGGCCGCTGCGTAGAGCGCGTCGCCACCGTGCTGGACGCCCTCGGCCCCCACCTCGACTACGCGCCGGTGCAGGAGCTGCACGACTTCACCCGCGCGGTACTCCCGAGCACCTTCCCCCGGCCGGGTACGACATGA
- a CDS encoding S9 family peptidase — translation MTEHGGLSAGWVARTTVALDELQVSDGRLWWLQSDPEHGGVRRVARAEPSGAARFVTPADRPVGGGLHAYGGGAFAVTGSTVWFTGRDGSLLRRTHQGGAEVVAAAGEHQYGDLAADGEGLLAVRGGDGEDEIVSVAADGRIEVLVRSTGFLGSPRSASGRLCFTEWDRDRMPWDSCRVLTSALGDPGSAETVAGGSGESAVQPGWGPEGRLYFFSDRTGWWNLYRRLERGGIESVAPMEADCAPAPWEGGYRSYAFTGRGGIVLTASDGITTELLLVDGAGRQRRIGTNLSSVKPYCAVLGDAVAVIASTPVSAPSLWLVALEGNSTAEAHPNLEVAADNDTPPTVRPQVLAAPGPGGDVRFVLHRPATPGRVPLLLRVHPGPTDDVRLRLDRTTQFWVSRGFAVAEPLYRGSTGRGRAFRSQLYGRWGEFDVEDCAAVAEYLVGQGVADADAVFISGASAGGYTALNAACRTEPFAAATAISAIIDPGRWARSVPAWQRPHAVALRGPAGAVRPERVRRPVLVVHGSMDDITSATDAMAFADALGERGMGRGLLLEGGDHYLSNPRDLEAALEAELAFYRDVMSYPAGGRCSGVPRG, via the coding sequence ATGACCGAACACGGCGGGTTGTCCGCTGGGTGGGTGGCCCGGACGACGGTCGCTCTCGACGAACTCCAGGTCTCCGATGGCCGGTTGTGGTGGCTGCAGTCCGATCCCGAGCACGGGGGTGTGCGGCGGGTCGCGCGGGCGGAGCCGTCCGGAGCGGCCAGGTTCGTCACCCCGGCGGACCGGCCGGTGGGCGGCGGCCTCCACGCTTACGGTGGCGGTGCCTTCGCGGTGACCGGCAGCACCGTCTGGTTCACCGGCAGGGACGGCTCCCTGCTGCGCCGAACCCATCAGGGCGGTGCCGAGGTCGTTGCCGCTGCCGGTGAGCACCAGTACGGCGACTTGGCCGCCGACGGCGAGGGGCTGCTCGCGGTGCGGGGTGGAGACGGAGAGGACGAGATCGTCTCGGTGGCGGCCGACGGCCGCATCGAGGTACTCGTCCGTTCGACGGGGTTCCTCGGCTCCCCCCGCTCGGCCAGCGGCCGGCTGTGCTTCACCGAATGGGACCGCGATCGGATGCCCTGGGACTCCTGCCGGGTCCTGACGTCAGCCCTCGGCGATCCCGGAAGTGCCGAGACCGTTGCGGGCGGGAGCGGCGAGTCGGCGGTGCAGCCGGGTTGGGGGCCCGAGGGCCGGCTCTACTTCTTCTCCGACCGGACGGGCTGGTGGAACCTGTACCGCCGCCTGGAGCGGGGCGGCATCGAGTCCGTGGCCCCGATGGAGGCCGACTGCGCGCCGGCTCCGTGGGAGGGCGGCTACCGCTCCTACGCCTTCACCGGCCGGGGCGGGATCGTGCTGACGGCGTCAGACGGCATCACCACCGAGCTGCTGCTCGTCGACGGCGCAGGACGCCAGCGCCGCATCGGGACCAACCTCAGCTCCGTGAAGCCGTACTGCGCGGTCCTCGGCGACGCCGTGGCGGTCATTGCCTCCACCCCGGTGAGCGCGCCGTCCCTCTGGCTCGTTGCTCTGGAGGGGAACTCCACGGCCGAAGCCCACCCGAACCTGGAGGTTGCTGCCGACAACGACACCCCGCCGACCGTCCGGCCGCAGGTTCTTGCCGCTCCGGGGCCGGGGGGCGACGTGCGCTTCGTCCTCCACCGACCCGCAACTCCCGGGCGCGTGCCCCTGCTCCTGCGCGTCCATCCCGGCCCGACCGACGACGTCCGGCTGCGCCTCGACCGGACGACGCAGTTCTGGGTGAGCCGGGGCTTCGCGGTCGCCGAGCCCCTCTACCGCGGCAGCACCGGGCGGGGCAGGGCCTTCCGCAGCCAATTGTACGGGCGCTGGGGGGAGTTCGACGTGGAGGACTGCGCCGCCGTCGCCGAATATCTCGTCGGGCAGGGCGTCGCCGACGCCGACGCTGTCTTCATCAGCGGTGCGAGCGCCGGAGGCTATACCGCGCTCAATGCCGCTTGCCGGACGGAGCCGTTCGCCGCGGCCACTGCGATCTCCGCGATCATCGACCCCGGCCGCTGGGCGCGCTCCGTCCCGGCCTGGCAGCGTCCGCACGCCGTCGCGTTGCGGGGCCCTGCCGGCGCCGTCCGGCCCGAGCGGGTCCGTCGTCCGGTGCTGGTGGTTCACGGCTCCATGGACGACATCACCTCCGCAACCGATGCGATGGCCTTCGCCGACGCGCTCGGCGAGCGCGGGATGGGGCGGGGGCTGCTGTTGGAAGGCGGCGACCATTACCTGTCGAACCCCCGGGACCTCGAAGCGGCGCTGGAGGCCGAACTCGCCTTCTACCGGGACGTCATGTCGTACCCGGCCGGGGGAAGGTGCTCGGGAGTACCGCGCGGGTGA
- a CDS encoding dihydrofolate reductase family protein, producing MPATRRPHVLLSVATSVDGYIDDTSPERLLLSNAADFDRVDAVRAGSDAILVGGNTLRSDNPRLLVNSEQRRAARVADGKPAYPLKVTISASGDLSRDLKFWHHGDKKVVYTTDSAAPKLREELDGLADVVSTGEAVDFGAMLDDLATRGVERLMVEGGGTVHTQFLALGLADEVHLAVAPLLVGDSAAPRFLHPAAYPGGSTRRMRLLGAETVGDVVLLRYAPKEESA from the coding sequence ATGCCCGCCACCCGCCGCCCCCACGTCCTGCTGAGCGTCGCCACCTCCGTCGACGGCTACATCGACGACACCTCGCCCGAGCGCCTCCTGCTCTCCAACGCAGCCGACTTCGACCGCGTCGACGCAGTCCGCGCAGGCAGCGACGCCATCCTCGTCGGCGGCAACACCCTGCGCTCCGACAACCCCCGGCTCCTGGTGAACAGCGAGCAGCGGCGCGCAGCCCGCGTCGCCGACGGCAAGCCCGCGTACCCGCTCAAGGTGACGATCAGCGCCAGCGGCGACCTGTCCCGCGACCTGAAGTTCTGGCACCACGGCGACAAGAAGGTCGTCTACACCACCGACAGCGCGGCCCCCAAGCTCCGCGAAGAACTCGACGGCCTGGCCGACGTCGTCAGCACCGGCGAGGCGGTCGACTTCGGCGCGATGCTCGACGACCTGGCCACCCGCGGCGTCGAGCGCCTCATGGTCGAGGGCGGCGGCACCGTGCACACCCAGTTCCTCGCCCTGGGCCTGGCCGACGAGGTCCATCTCGCCGTCGCACCGCTGCTCGTCGGAGACTCCGCCGCGCCCCGCTTCCTCCACCCGGCCGCCTACCCGGGCGGCAGCACCCGCCGGATGCGCCTGCTCGGCGCCGAGACGGTGGGCGACGTCGTCCTCCTGCGCTACGCCCCCAAGGAGGAGTCGGCCTGA